A genome region from Cyprinus carpio isolate SPL01 chromosome B23, ASM1834038v1, whole genome shotgun sequence includes the following:
- the ube4b gene encoding ubiquitin conjugation factor E4 B isoform X3 — translation MEQLSPEEIRRRRLARLAGGQTSQPSTPLSTPLTSPQRETPPGPLPGPSGASSQPVPPAPSHTLGLNAQNVTPATSPMGASGVAYRSQSSEGVSSLSSSPSNSLETQSQSLSRSQSMDIDTASCEKSMSQVDVDSGIENMEVEDSDRREKRNPAEKDSSSSSDVSEDQALQLICKILRVSWKEQDRDVIFLPSLAAEFQKNPRDVYSDFKDLIGQILMEALMMSTRTRDCNPFASLTATSQPITAARSPDRHLTLVPPSSLSGSPMMPCAGSFGASSLSSLGASGGGMAGDSGSDRFTIESCKETEMLNYLIERFDSVGMEERKAPKMCSQPAVSQLLSNIRSQCISHAALVLQGALTQARAPLQPSLLVPYMLCRNLPYGFIQELVRMTHQEEEVFKQIFVPILQGLALAVKECSFDSDNFKFPLMALAELCEIKFGKTHPVCNLITSLPLWFPDPLSPGTGREIQRLSFLGAFFSLSVFAEDDTKVGDKYFSGPAITMENTRVVSQSLQHYLESARGDLFKILHNILLNGETREAALSYMAALVNRNVKKAQMQTDDKLVSTDGFMMNFLWVLQQLSMKIKLETVDALYIFHPKCRLSVSTEETRLNATMEDLKGWLAELHEDPSKFSEPKFPTECFFLTLHAHHLSILPCCRRYIRRLRAIRDLNRTVEELKNSENQWKDSPLASRHREMLKRCKTQLKKLVRSKACADAGLLDENLLRRCLQFFSMVIQLILRMVEPAYPHVTLPLNPEIPKIFAALPEFYIEDVAEFLLFIVQYFPQVLYEPCTEDIVTFLVVFICSQNYIKNPYLIAKLVEVLFVTNPAVQPRTQRFFEVMENHPLSVNQLVPALMKFYTDVEHTGATSEFYDKFTIRYHISTIFKSLWQNINHQGTFLEEFNSGKQFVRYINMLINDTTFLLDESLESLKRIHEIQEEMKNKEQWDQLPREQQQSRQSQLTQDERVSRSYLALATETVDMFHILTKQVQKPFLRPELGPRLAAMLNYNLQQLCGPKCRDLKVENPEKYGFEPKKLLDQLTDIYLQLDCARFAKAIADDQRSYSRELFEEVISKMRKAGIKSTIAIEKFKLLLEKVEEIVARNSQSEMDYSDAPDEFKDPLMDTLMTDPVQLPSGNIMDRAIILRHLLNSPTDPFNRQPLTESMLEPVPELKKRIQAWMREKQSGRV, via the exons ATGGAGCAGCTCAGTCCTGAAGAG ATCCGTAGAAGGCGACTGGCCCGGTTAGCTGGAGGGCAGACGTCACAGCCCAGCACCCCCCTCAGCACCCCTTTGACATCCCCACAGAGAGAGACTCCTCCAGGACCCTTGCCCGGGCCCTCTGGGGCCTCATCACAGCCTGTCCCACCAGCTCCATCTCACACTCTGGGCCTAAATGCCCAAAATGTCACCCCTGCCACCTCTCCTATGGGTGCCTCGG GGGTCGCTTACCGCAGCCAGAGCAGCGAAGGGGTCAGCTCTCTCTCCAGCTCTCCATCTAACAGTCTGGAGACGCAGTCCCAATCCCTGTCCCGCTCCCAGAGCATGGACATTGACACAGCCTCCTGCGAGAAGAG CATGTCCCAAGTAGATGTGGACTCAGGAATTGAGAATATGGAGGTGGAAGACAGTGATCGCAGAGAGAAAAGGAACCCGGCTGAAAAG GATTCCTCATCCAGTTCTGACGTCTCTGAAGATCAGGCTTTGCAGCTCATCTGTAAGATCTTGCGTGTCTCGTGGAAGGAGCAGGACCGTGATGTCATCTTCCTCCCCTCACTTGCTGCTGAATTCCAGAAGAACCCTAGGGATG TTTACTCTGACTTCAAAGACCTGATCGGACAGATTTTAATGGAGGCTCTAATGATGTCCACCCGAACACGTGACTGTAACCCATTCGCCAGTTTGACCGCCACATCTCAGCCAATTACCGCTGCCAGATCCCCGGACCGTCACCTGACTCTTGTCCCACCCTCCAGCCTGAGCGGCAGTCCCATGATGCCCTGCGCTGGTTCATTCGGTGCCAGCTCTCTTTCCAG ccTGGGCGCATCCGGAGGGGGGATGGCTGGTGACTCAGGTAGTGACCGCTTTACCATAGAGTCCTGTAAAGAGACCGAGATGCTCAACTACCTCATCGAGCGTTTTGACAGTGTGGGAATGGAAGAGAGGAAGGCCCCAAAG atgtgcaGCCAGCCAGCTGTCAGTCAGCTGCTTAGCAACATTCGTTCCCAGTGCATTTCCCATGCTGCACTAGTGCTTCAAGGTGCCCTCACACAGGCCAG GGCCCCTCTACAGCCCTCCCTGCTGGTTCCCTACATGCTGTGCCGGAACCTTCCGTACGGCTTCATCCAGGAGTTGGTGCGCATGACTCACCAGGAGGAGGAGGTGTTTAAACAG atctttGTTCCCATTCTTCAAGGGCTCGCTTTAGCTGTAAAAGAATGTTCTTTTGACAGTGACAACTTCAAGTTCCCTCTGATG GCTTTGGCTGAGCTCTGTGAAATCAAGTTTGGGAAGACTCACCCTGTATGCAATTTG ATCACCTCTCTGCCATTGTGGTTTCCTgaccctctcagtcccgggacaGGAAGAGAAATTCAAAGACTCTCCTTCCTTGGAGCGTTCTTTAGTCTTTCGGTGTTTGCTGAGGATGAC ACTAAAGTGGGAGACAAGTACTTCTCAGGCCCTGCCATCACAATGGAGAACACCCGTGTGGTCAGCCAGTCACTGCAGCATTATCTGGAGTCTGCGAGG GGAGATCTGTTTAAAATCCTGCACAACATCTTGTTGAACGGAGAGACAAGGGAAGCAGCTCTGAGCTACATGGCAGCTCTGGTGAATCGTAATGTGAAGAAGGCTCAAATGCAG ACCGATGATAAGCTGGTGTCCACAGACGGCTTCATGATGAACTTTCTGTGGGTGCTGCAGCAACTCAGTATGAAGATCAAGCTGGAAACAGTGGATGCTCTCTACATCTTCCACCCCAAGTGTCGGCTGAGTGTCAGCACGGAAGAGACCCGGCTCAATGCCACGATGGAGGACCTGAAGGGCTGGCTCGCTGAGCTGC ATGAAGACCCGTCCAAGTTCTCAGAGCCCAAGTTCCCTACAGAGTGCTTCTTCTTAACGCTACACGCACATCATCTGTCCATCCTCCCGTGCTGTCGGCGCTACATACGAAGGCTGAGGGCCATCAGAGATCTCAACAG aacTGTGGAAGAGCTGAAGAACAGTGAGAACCAGTGGAAGGATTCCCCACTGGCAAGTCGTCATCGGGAGATGCTGAAGAGATGTAAAACACAGCTGAAG AAACTGGTGCGCTCTAAAGCCTGCGCAGACGCAGGGCTCCTGGACGAGAACCTGCTGCGCAGATGTCTGCAGTTCTTCAGTATGGTCATCCAGCTTATCTTACGTATGGTGGAGCCTGCCTACCCACA CGTAACCCTGCCTCTGAACCCAGAAATCCCCAAAATCTTTGCAGCACTGCCGGAGTTTTACATTGAAGATGTGGCCGAGTTCTTGCTTTTTATTGTGCA GTACTTTCCACAGGTTCTCTATGAGCCATGCACCGAAGACATTGTGACCTTCCTGGTGGTCTTCATTTGCAGTCAGAATTACATAAAGAACCCATACTTGATTGCCAAGCTGGTGGAGGTGCTGTTCGTCACCAACCCTGCGGTGCAGCCACGCACTCAGCGTTTCTTTGAGGTGATGGAGAACCACCCACTGTCTGTCAATCAGCTTGTGCCAGCCCTCATGAAGTTTTACACCG ATGTGGAGCACACTGGAGCCACAAGCGAGTTCTATGACAAGTTCACAATCCGTTACCACATCAGCACCATATTCAAAAGCCTATGGCAAAACATTAACCACCAAGGCACCTTCCTGGAGGAGTTCAA CTCTGGTAAACAGTTTGTGCGCTACATCAACATGCTAATTAACGATACAACTTTTCTGCTGGACGAGAGTTTGGAGTCTCTGAAACGCATCCATGAGATCCAGGAGGAGATGAAGAATAAAGAGCAATGGGACCAGCTGCCTAGG GAGCAGCAGCAGAGCCGACAGTCCCAGCTGACTCAGGATGAGAGAGTATCACGATCGTACCTGGCTTTAGCAACAGAGACAGTGGATATGTTCCATATCCTCACCAAACAGGTCCAGAAGCCCTTCCTCAGGCCT GAACTGGGTCCTCGTCTGGCTGCCATGTTGAATTATAACCTGCAGCAGCTATGTGGGCCTAAATGTCGAGACTTGAAGGTGGAAAACCCAGAAAAATATGGTTTTGAGCCAAAGAAGCTCCTGGATCAGCTCACTGACATTTATCTGCAGCTGGACTGTGCCCGCTTTGCTAAAGCCATTGCAGATGACCAG CGATCATACAGCAGGGAGCTGTTTGAGGAGGTCATTTCAAAAATGAGAAAAGCGGGCATAAAATCCACCATTGCTATTGAGAAATTCAAACTGCTGTTGGAGAAGGTGGAGGAGATCGTAGCCCGCAATTCTCAGTCTGAGATGGATTACAGTGATGCCCCAGATGAGTTTAAAG ACCCGCTGATGGACACTCTCATGACCGATCCCGTGCAACTTCCCTCTGGCAACATCATGGATCGAGCCATCATTCTGCGACACCTCCTGAACTCTCCCACTGACCCCTTCAACAGACAGCCTCTCACCGAGAGCATGCTGGAACCAG tcCCAGAGCTGAAGAAGCGCATCCAGGCCTGGATGAGAGAGAAGCAGAGTGGCCGTGTTTGA